In one window of Leptospira sp. WS92.C1 DNA:
- a CDS encoding ABC transporter permease translates to MKKEEQWDLIISAESRWWDLNLSGLWKYRDLIQLFVYRDIVAKYKQTILGPLWHIIQPLFSTLVFTVVFGKFAKIPTDGIPHLAFYMSGIVLWSYFANCLMGTSNTFVSNASIFGKVYFPRMTVPISVVFSNLIQLGIQSSLFMAIWFYYKFQNRLGEINLTYLPLIPVLILQMGLLGLGFGILISSLVTKYRDLTYLIAFGIQLWMYASPVVYPLAEVPIEMRKYVEWNPMVPVLESFRLVFFGKGTVDIQSCTLSWVITLFVLILGMFSFHKVEKTFMDTV, encoded by the coding sequence ATGAAAAAGGAAGAACAATGGGATTTGATCATCTCAGCCGAGAGTCGTTGGTGGGATTTAAACTTATCCGGTTTGTGGAAGTATAGGGACTTAATTCAATTGTTTGTATATCGCGATATAGTCGCCAAATACAAACAAACGATTCTTGGTCCTCTTTGGCATATCATTCAACCGTTGTTTTCCACTCTCGTTTTTACGGTTGTATTCGGAAAATTTGCAAAAATACCGACTGATGGAATTCCACACCTCGCTTTTTATATGTCCGGGATCGTCCTTTGGAGTTATTTCGCAAATTGTCTTATGGGCACTTCCAATACGTTTGTCAGCAATGCATCTATCTTTGGGAAAGTTTATTTTCCTCGCATGACGGTACCGATCTCGGTGGTTTTTTCAAACTTAATTCAACTGGGAATTCAGTCTTCTTTGTTTATGGCGATTTGGTTTTATTATAAATTTCAAAATCGATTGGGCGAGATCAATCTTACGTATCTACCCTTAATTCCAGTCTTGATTTTACAAATGGGATTGTTGGGATTGGGTTTCGGAATTTTAATCTCGTCTTTAGTCACAAAATATAGAGATCTAACCTATTTGATCGCATTTGGTATCCAACTCTGGATGTATGCTTCTCCGGTGGTGTATCCTTTGGCCGAAGTTCCTATTGAAATGCGCAAATATGTAGAATGGAATCCAATGGTTCCTGTTTTAGAATCGTTTCGTTTGGTCTTTTTTGGAAAAGGGACCGTGGATATTCAATCTTGTACTCTTAGTTGGGTGATTACGCTTTTTGTTTTGATTTTAGGTATGTTTTCATTTCATAAAGTTGAAAAAACCTTCATGGACACTGTTTAA
- a CDS encoding NAD-dependent 4,6-dehydratase LegB, giving the protein MQLKGKKIVVTGADGFIGSHLVESLLNEGANVKAFVYYNSFNSWGWIDSFDKKTKDSIEIFAGDIRDPNGVKTALNGADVVFHLAALIGIPYSYHSPDSYVDTNIRGTLNVLQAARDLGLEKVLVTSTSEVYGTAMYAPIDEAHPRQGQSPYSATKIGADSLAESFYRSFQIPTVIVRPFNTYGPRQSARAVIPTIITQLLGGNTEIKLGALDPTRDLVYVKDTARGFIELAKSDASIGQEVNISTNFEISIGDLANHIIHQINPKAKIVSDSLRKRPDKSEVERLIGSNVKLKSLTDWVPNTKLEDGLAKTIDWFRDSANRASYKSGIYNV; this is encoded by the coding sequence ATGCAGCTAAAAGGTAAAAAAATCGTAGTAACCGGTGCGGATGGTTTTATTGGATCTCATTTAGTCGAATCCTTATTGAACGAAGGTGCAAATGTCAAAGCATTCGTATATTATAATTCGTTCAATAGCTGGGGATGGATCGATTCTTTTGACAAAAAAACCAAAGACTCGATCGAAATTTTCGCCGGAGACATTCGTGATCCGAACGGCGTAAAGACCGCCTTAAACGGTGCTGACGTCGTTTTTCATTTAGCGGCATTGATCGGAATCCCATATAGTTATCATTCTCCCGATAGTTATGTAGACACAAACATTCGTGGAACTCTGAATGTGCTTCAAGCCGCCAGAGATTTAGGGTTGGAAAAAGTTTTAGTAACGTCGACTTCCGAAGTGTACGGCACGGCCATGTACGCTCCGATTGATGAAGCACATCCTCGTCAGGGCCAGTCGCCGTATTCAGCGACTAAAATAGGGGCGGATTCTTTAGCTGAATCCTTTTATAGAAGTTTTCAGATACCTACTGTCATAGTTCGACCTTTTAACACATACGGACCTAGGCAGTCTGCGAGAGCGGTGATTCCGACGATCATAACCCAGCTTTTGGGCGGCAATACGGAAATAAAGTTAGGCGCTTTGGATCCAACCCGTGACTTAGTTTATGTCAAAGATACGGCAAGAGGATTTATTGAACTTGCAAAATCGGATGCTTCGATTGGACAGGAAGTAAACATTTCCACAAACTTTGAGATCAGCATCGGAGACCTTGCCAATCATATCATTCATCAAATCAATCCCAAGGCTAAAATCGTTTCTGACAGTCTTCGGAAACGACCGGATAAGAGCGAAGTGGAACGATTGATCGGAAGTAACGTTAAATTAAAGTCTCTGACCGATTGGGTTCCTAATACGAAGCTGGAAGATGGGCTTGCAAAAACGATAGATTGGTTTAGGGATTCTGCCAATCGGGCAAGCTACAAATCGGGCATTTACAACGTTTAA
- a CDS encoding LegC family aminotransferase: MDFQEILTFIRSLYPDREQIPLHEPIFSGNEKQYLADCVDSTFVSSVGKYVDTFERLIEEYTGAKKAVAVVNGTQALFVALKLANVRPETEVITQSLTFVATANAIHYTGAIPHFLDVDPDTMGLSPEILSKFLKESTVQKNGRLINLKTNREISAVVPMHTLGHPCRIEELSDICKEYNVSIIEDAAESLGSFVNGKHTGRFGLMGTLSFNGNKVITTGGGGMILTDDEELGRKAKHLTTTAKIPHKYEFIHDEIGYNFRLPNINAALGVAQMEKLPELLKSKTEIAKKYSDFFSRSPWEFVLEPSFAKSNYWLNAIKFKNLSERNSFLELSNQSGVMTRSFWKPMHQLNLYSSCPKGDLSITENLYETVVNLPSSPQQ, translated from the coding sequence ATGGATTTTCAAGAAATTCTAACTTTTATCCGCTCCTTATATCCCGATCGCGAGCAAATCCCTCTACATGAACCGATTTTTTCCGGAAACGAAAAACAATATTTGGCGGACTGTGTAGATTCTACGTTTGTTTCCAGCGTAGGAAAGTATGTGGATACTTTCGAAAGGTTAATCGAGGAATATACAGGAGCAAAAAAGGCGGTCGCCGTTGTCAATGGAACACAAGCTTTGTTTGTTGCATTAAAATTAGCGAATGTAAGACCGGAAACGGAAGTCATCACTCAGTCTTTGACGTTTGTAGCCACGGCAAATGCGATTCATTATACCGGTGCGATACCTCACTTTTTGGATGTTGATCCGGATACGATGGGTTTAAGTCCCGAGATTCTATCTAAGTTTTTGAAAGAATCTACAGTTCAAAAAAATGGACGTTTAATCAATCTCAAAACAAACAGAGAAATTTCCGCGGTAGTACCCATGCATACGTTGGGTCATCCTTGCAGAATCGAAGAACTTTCTGATATATGTAAAGAATATAATGTATCGATTATAGAAGACGCCGCTGAAAGTCTGGGCAGCTTTGTAAATGGAAAGCATACTGGAAGATTTGGTTTGATGGGCACGTTGAGCTTTAACGGAAACAAGGTGATAACAACCGGCGGTGGGGGAATGATTCTTACCGATGATGAGGAGCTTGGAAGAAAGGCGAAACACTTAACGACAACCGCAAAAATCCCTCATAAATACGAATTTATACACGACGAAATCGGATACAATTTTCGACTTCCTAATATCAATGCGGCGCTCGGAGTCGCGCAGATGGAAAAATTACCGGAATTATTAAAGTCAAAAACAGAAATAGCCAAGAAATACTCCGATTTTTTTTCCCGATCACCTTGGGAGTTTGTTTTAGAACCGTCATTTGCAAAATCCAATTACTGGTTAAATGCGATTAAGTTTAAGAATTTATCCGAAAGAAATTCTTTTTTAGAACTTTCAAATCAATCGGGTGTGATGACTCGTTCATTTTGGAAACCGATGCACCAATTGAATCTTTATTCTTCTTGTCCTAAGGGAGATTTGTCTATCACCGAGAATTTATATGAGACGGTCGTGAATCTACCGAGTTCACCTCAGCAATGA
- a CDS encoding NeuD/PglB/VioB family sugar acetyltransferase, whose product MASNSKKFPLTKVAIIGAGGFGREILACINDIIGSDDNRFERVLFVEPDVDFNQRNIHGFKVIPQSLFDPADWSAIVSISDPKKRENVVSSLPINTHYATVVHPSAVISEWISLGEGSIVTAGSILTCDISVGRHSQLNLHTTIGHDTHCDHFFTTAPGVNVSGICKIGKRVYLGTNASIKQGLSICDDIVIGMGSVVLSSIDIPGIYVGNPLRKLEK is encoded by the coding sequence ATGGCTTCAAATAGTAAGAAATTTCCACTAACAAAGGTTGCAATTATTGGCGCAGGTGGTTTTGGAAGGGAAATTCTTGCCTGTATAAACGATATAATCGGATCTGATGATAATCGATTTGAAAGGGTCTTATTTGTCGAACCGGATGTTGATTTCAATCAGAGAAATATTCATGGATTTAAAGTAATACCTCAGTCTTTATTTGATCCGGCGGATTGGTCCGCTATTGTTAGCATATCCGATCCGAAGAAAAGAGAAAACGTTGTAAGTTCGCTTCCAATCAATACTCATTATGCGACAGTCGTCCATCCAAGCGCAGTCATTTCTGAATGGATAAGCCTCGGTGAGGGAAGTATCGTAACTGCCGGTAGTATATTGACTTGCGATATTTCTGTTGGTCGTCATTCTCAATTAAATTTGCATACTACGATTGGACACGATACTCATTGTGATCATTTTTTTACGACTGCGCCGGGGGTAAATGTTAGCGGGATTTGTAAAATTGGGAAAAGAGTCTATTTGGGTACGAATGCAAGTATAAAACAAGGGTTATCTATATGTGACGATATAGTTATAGGTATGGGCTCGGTCGTACTTAGTAGTATTGATATACCAGGTATATACGTTGGAAACCCTTTGCGCAAATTGGAGAAATAA
- a CDS encoding glycosyltransferase, producing MSEIAFFSVIFPGNIKFFKSFLRSLNQQSYSNFDLVLANDGCGDLSEFFTEFPKERIRLIEVNLIPSAIREIGIKYIIEQGYRYLIFGDTDDTFSFNRIEVARNLLENHSIVVNEIDLVDEQENQIIESYIGNRFEYSFDFFLKDFENYNFCGMGNSSLRLSHLKEVKIPRKIIAVDWFFFTKYWSGKGFFTSEARTYYRQHGDNTVGLGKISPQSVLRSLQVKLEHYSELSSFITEFRLKFQAVELTLKKIESKTAFNEYYLYIINSLPKNSLWWEEGMLLEGPP from the coding sequence TTGAGCGAAATAGCTTTTTTTTCGGTAATTTTTCCCGGCAATATAAAATTCTTTAAATCATTTTTACGTTCTTTAAATCAACAGAGTTATTCTAATTTTGATTTGGTTTTAGCGAACGACGGTTGTGGAGATCTTTCAGAATTTTTTACTGAGTTTCCTAAAGAAAGAATAAGGTTGATCGAAGTGAATCTGATTCCTTCAGCAATTCGCGAGATAGGAATCAAGTATATCATAGAACAAGGTTATCGTTATCTTATTTTTGGCGATACGGATGATACTTTTTCTTTCAATCGTATTGAGGTTGCAAGAAATCTTCTTGAGAATCATTCGATTGTCGTGAATGAAATTGATTTGGTCGATGAACAAGAAAATCAAATTATAGAATCTTATATTGGAAATCGATTTGAATATTCTTTTGATTTTTTTTTAAAAGATTTTGAGAATTATAACTTTTGTGGAATGGGAAATTCTAGCCTGAGGCTTTCTCATCTGAAAGAAGTGAAAATTCCTAGAAAAATAATCGCAGTGGATTGGTTTTTTTTTACTAAATATTGGAGCGGAAAAGGTTTCTTTACATCAGAGGCGCGAACGTATTATCGTCAGCATGGAGATAATACGGTTGGTTTAGGAAAGATTTCTCCTCAAAGCGTTCTTAGATCCTTACAAGTAAAATTGGAACACTATTCTGAATTGTCATCCTTTATTACTGAATTTAGACTTAAGTTTCAGGCCGTTGAACTGACTTTAAAAAAAATAGAATCAAAAACTGCTTTCAATGAATATTATTTATATATCATTAACTCTCTTCCTAAAAATTCGCTTTGGTGGGAAGAAGGAATGTTATTAGAAGGACCCCCATGA
- a CDS encoding N-acetylneuraminate synthase family protein, whose product MKIQLTSNKVVYNYCEPYIIAEIGANHNGDIELAKKMIDSAIESGADAVKFQSWTPESLISKEEYDKNQTYNDSKKKHFGSLKDMVEAYYLTKEQHYELAEYCKSRKVDFLSTPFSKEEVDLLENLNVPFFKIASMDLNNLELLKHVAVLGKPIVLSTGMATISEIEKAIETIESKGNRNIILLHCISIYPPEYEDIHLRNIPMLEKTFGYPVGFSDHTIGTSIPLASVALGSCIIEKHFTTDKNLPGWDHEISADPKEMTEICSQSKNISRSMGNFRRIVSKAEQEKKLKFRRSVVASKPIREGHKVTLEDFLFKRPGTGIPPEEVYALIGKTAIRDIQLDKMISWEDFR is encoded by the coding sequence ATGAAAATTCAATTAACCTCCAATAAGGTAGTTTATAACTACTGCGAACCGTATATAATCGCAGAAATAGGCGCGAATCACAACGGCGACATCGAACTTGCAAAAAAGATGATAGATTCTGCGATTGAGTCGGGTGCGGACGCAGTTAAATTTCAGTCATGGACTCCCGAATCTTTGATTTCGAAAGAGGAATATGATAAGAATCAGACTTACAATGATTCGAAAAAAAAACATTTCGGTTCTTTAAAGGATATGGTAGAGGCTTACTATTTAACAAAAGAACAGCACTATGAATTGGCCGAGTATTGTAAGAGCCGGAAGGTGGATTTTCTTTCCACCCCGTTTTCCAAAGAAGAAGTTGACCTTTTGGAAAATTTAAACGTGCCGTTTTTCAAAATCGCTTCGATGGATTTGAATAACTTGGAGCTATTAAAACATGTAGCGGTTTTGGGAAAGCCGATAGTCTTGTCTACAGGAATGGCTACGATTTCCGAGATAGAAAAAGCGATCGAAACGATCGAATCAAAGGGAAATCGTAATATTATTTTACTTCATTGTATTTCGATATATCCGCCCGAGTATGAGGACATTCATCTTAGAAATATTCCGATGCTTGAGAAAACGTTCGGATATCCGGTAGGTTTTTCTGATCATACGATCGGAACCTCAATTCCCCTGGCAAGTGTCGCATTGGGTTCTTGTATTATTGAAAAACATTTTACAACGGATAAAAATCTACCGGGTTGGGATCATGAAATTTCGGCAGATCCGAAAGAGATGACAGAAATTTGCAGTCAGTCCAAAAATATTTCACGATCAATGGGGAATTTTAGAAGAATAGTATCTAAAGCAGAACAAGAAAAGAAATTGAAATTTAGAAGATCGGTTGTCGCTTCCAAGCCCATACGTGAGGGTCATAAAGTTACTTTGGAAGATTTTTTATTTAAACGACCGGGTACGGGAATTCCTCCCGAAGAAGTATATGCATTGATCGGTAAAACAGCAATCCGTGATATTCAACTGGATAAGATGATAAGTTGGGAGGATTTTAGATAA
- a CDS encoding acylneuraminate cytidylyltransferase family protein → MLAIIPARGGSKGLPGKNIRPLLGKALIGYTVEAAKKAKEVTKVIISTDDEEIAKVAVSFGAELPFMRPAELATDTALGVDNYIYTIDRLERETSQKIDSFVVLQPTSPLRTSEDIDAAIRLFNKKKADSVVSYCEEAHPISWHKYVNADLRFENIFEENIRNRQDNRKSYYPNGCVFVFRSEMVRIKQYYSNHSYAYLMPRNRSVDIDTLEDFEYAEYLMKKQVAQ, encoded by the coding sequence ATGTTAGCGATTATTCCCGCAAGAGGGGGCTCTAAAGGCTTACCTGGAAAAAATATACGACCTCTATTAGGGAAGGCTTTGATCGGCTACACTGTTGAAGCGGCAAAAAAAGCTAAGGAAGTTACTAAAGTTATTATTTCTACCGATGACGAAGAAATCGCAAAGGTTGCGGTTTCTTTCGGGGCGGAACTTCCGTTTATGCGACCGGCCGAATTGGCAACGGATACCGCATTAGGGGTTGATAACTATATATATACGATTGATAGATTAGAAAGGGAAACTTCTCAAAAGATTGACTCTTTTGTTGTATTACAACCTACCTCTCCTTTGAGAACTTCGGAAGATATCGATGCTGCAATTCGCTTATTTAATAAAAAAAAAGCAGATTCCGTGGTAAGTTATTGCGAAGAGGCGCATCCTATCTCTTGGCACAAATACGTGAATGCAGATTTACGTTTTGAAAATATTTTTGAGGAGAATATTCGAAATCGCCAAGATAATAGAAAATCATATTATCCAAATGGATGTGTTTTTGTTTTTAGATCGGAAATGGTTCGAATAAAACAATATTATTCAAATCATTCGTATGCTTATCTTATGCCCAGAAATCGTTCTGTGGACATTGATACGCTCGAAGACTTTGAATATGCTGAATATTTAATGAAGAAACAGGTAGCTCAATGA
- a CDS encoding nucleotidyltransferase family protein has product MKKSLILSVDSTLDEALRILDENGNGTLTVVDENGRLVGLITDGDIRRGVLNRKTDLKDFINYEPLTLKESVPRVEALKILRSAHKRQIPLVDEQGILKDILILDDFEFRPRTNWVVIMAGGLGTRLGDLTKDLPKPMLKIGNKPILENIITSFRDFGFHRFILCLNYKSEIIKEYFGDGSKWGVTIDYTLEEKRLGTAGALSLVSSKMEESFFVTNADILTTVDFTNFFDFHNRTEAVASVCIKKIQYQIPFAKINFDKENFITDIFEKPTFEYFANAGIYLFRPEVLKLLTYNEYFDMPDLLQKIKNLNNGLNAFVMDDYWLDIGRNDDYQRANDDFRIEI; this is encoded by the coding sequence ATGAAGAAAAGTCTGATTCTTTCAGTCGATTCTACGTTGGATGAAGCCCTCCGCATTTTGGATGAAAATGGTAATGGAACTCTCACCGTAGTTGATGAGAACGGGCGACTCGTCGGTTTAATAACGGATGGTGATATTCGGAGAGGAGTTTTAAATCGCAAAACCGATTTAAAAGATTTTATCAATTATGAACCTCTTACCTTAAAAGAAAGCGTTCCTCGTGTAGAAGCTCTGAAAATTTTAAGATCCGCCCATAAACGACAAATTCCATTAGTCGATGAGCAGGGTATTTTGAAAGATATTCTGATACTTGATGATTTTGAATTTAGACCTCGAACGAATTGGGTCGTTATTATGGCTGGGGGCTTAGGGACAAGGTTGGGGGATTTGACTAAGGATTTGCCTAAACCTATGTTAAAGATCGGAAATAAACCAATATTAGAAAATATAATAACTTCTTTTAGAGACTTCGGATTTCATCGCTTTATATTATGCTTAAATTATAAATCCGAAATTATCAAAGAATATTTCGGCGATGGTTCTAAATGGGGAGTTACTATTGATTATACGCTCGAAGAAAAAAGATTGGGAACTGCCGGTGCGTTGAGCTTGGTTTCGAGCAAAATGGAAGAATCCTTTTTTGTAACGAATGCAGATATTCTTACCACGGTCGATTTTACTAACTTTTTTGATTTTCATAATCGGACGGAAGCCGTTGCTTCCGTTTGTATAAAAAAAATTCAGTATCAGATTCCTTTTGCAAAAATTAATTTTGATAAGGAAAATTTCATTACCGATATTTTCGAAAAACCGACATTCGAATATTTTGCAAATGCAGGAATTTATTTGTTTAGACCGGAAGTCCTCAAATTACTTACTTATAATGAGTATTTTGATATGCCGGACTTGCTGCAAAAAATTAAAAATTTAAATAACGGATTAAACGCATTTGTTATGGATGATTATTGGCTGGATATTGGCCGAAACGATGATTATCAGAGAGCAAATGATGACTTTCGAATCGAAATTTAA
- a CDS encoding ABC transporter ATP-binding protein codes for MNDIAIDIENVAKLYKLGSVGAGTLAQDLNRWWYSIRGKPDPYSLVGTVNDRSLKNDSKFVWALRDISIKIKKGEVVGIIGKNGAGKSTLLKVLSRVTSPTKGSIKVQGRISSLLEVGTGFHPDLTGRENIYLNAAILGMNRFEVNSKLDEIVSFSGVGNYLDTPVKRYSSGMYVRLAFSVAAHLDPDILIVDEVLAVGDAEFQKKAIGKMREVSNNSGRTVLVVSHNMSSIASMSERSILLKDGMIASDGPTEKVINLYLSSFDAENLNDLNETAIQKLQQETLFEGIRKLKLNSVSVRDVNGFVADKFLSDQSFTIKINFSILEKVKDFRLLVTISNHWGIELLTCSITDEQHLGFSNSAKPGNYSVNLEFPKNIFGQSDFKISVYCAEPQVHHIRLENALKFSIDFVGHNSITKYVSASNPLKPNFKWSLD; via the coding sequence ATGAATGATATCGCAATCGACATTGAAAATGTAGCTAAACTATATAAATTAGGAAGCGTTGGAGCGGGAACTCTTGCTCAAGACTTAAATCGTTGGTGGTATTCTATCCGCGGTAAACCGGATCCCTATTCTTTGGTTGGAACTGTAAATGATCGAAGTTTGAAGAATGATTCGAAATTCGTTTGGGCACTTCGTGATATTTCTATAAAAATTAAAAAGGGTGAAGTTGTTGGAATTATTGGTAAAAATGGTGCCGGTAAGTCGACTTTACTAAAAGTTTTATCTAGAGTTACAAGTCCCACGAAGGGATCAATTAAAGTTCAAGGGCGAATTTCCAGTCTGCTTGAAGTCGGAACTGGATTTCATCCGGACTTAACAGGAAGAGAAAATATTTACCTCAATGCCGCAATTTTAGGTATGAATCGATTTGAAGTGAATTCCAAATTAGATGAAATCGTTTCGTTTTCGGGAGTGGGGAATTACTTGGACACTCCTGTAAAAAGATATTCTTCCGGAATGTATGTAAGATTAGCTTTTTCCGTTGCGGCGCATTTAGATCCGGACATCTTGATCGTTGATGAAGTTTTGGCAGTAGGAGATGCTGAATTTCAAAAGAAGGCGATAGGAAAAATGCGCGAGGTGAGTAATAATTCCGGTAGGACTGTTTTGGTTGTAAGCCATAATATGTCATCAATCGCTTCCATGTCTGAGCGTAGTATTCTGCTTAAAGACGGTATGATTGCAAGCGATGGCCCCACGGAAAAAGTAATTAATCTTTATCTTTCAAGCTTTGATGCTGAGAATCTTAATGATTTAAATGAAACTGCTATTCAAAAATTACAACAAGAGACGCTTTTCGAAGGTATCAGGAAGTTAAAATTAAATTCAGTCTCCGTTAGGGATGTAAATGGGTTCGTTGCCGATAAATTTTTAAGCGATCAAAGTTTTACTATAAAAATTAATTTTTCAATCTTGGAGAAAGTTAAAGATTTTAGATTATTGGTTACGATTTCAAATCATTGGGGAATTGAGCTATTAACATGTTCAATCACAGATGAGCAACATTTGGGTTTTAGTAATTCTGCAAAACCTGGAAACTATTCCGTAAATTTAGAATTTCCAAAAAATATATTTGGACAGTCCGATTTTAAGATTTCTGTATATTGTGCCGAACCTCAGGTTCATCATATCCGTTTAGAAAATGCGTTAAAGTTCTCAATTGATTTTGTCGGACATAATTCGATAACTAAATATGTTTCAGCATCGAATCCTTTGAAGCCTAACTTTAAATGGAGCTTAGATTGA
- a CDS encoding SGNH/GDSL hydrolase family protein, giving the protein MKTKILLLTDSLGLPRPNTPEIKDSDVWTYLVAEKLKNEYLFFFQRIGGLHTRELISQSQFGYLAGYSPDIIILQIGIVDCTPRSVREKELKLFQFLPEKISNKIHQYVKKNHIKLIYKRKIKYVYPAEFEANLNQFKSIFENARIFAIAISGPNDSLSKNNPYLVDAVDLYNEILKKLFGSSFINPYSRHDLDANLLEDGIHLSRRGHLVVANAVEKVLAFRKTNSTKNIKKK; this is encoded by the coding sequence ATGAAAACGAAAATTCTGCTTTTGACAGATTCATTAGGTCTTCCAAGGCCGAATACTCCAGAAATTAAAGATTCCGATGTATGGACATACTTAGTTGCCGAGAAATTGAAAAATGAATATTTATTTTTTTTTCAGAGAATAGGTGGGCTTCATACAAGAGAACTAATTAGTCAGAGCCAGTTTGGCTATTTAGCAGGTTATTCTCCTGATATCATTATATTGCAAATAGGAATCGTAGATTGTACTCCTCGATCAGTTCGTGAAAAAGAATTAAAATTATTTCAATTCTTACCGGAAAAAATTTCAAATAAAATCCATCAGTATGTAAAAAAGAATCATATTAAGTTGATATATAAACGTAAAATTAAATATGTTTATCCCGCTGAATTTGAAGCGAATTTAAATCAATTTAAAAGTATTTTTGAAAATGCACGTATTTTCGCTATTGCCATCTCAGGTCCCAACGACTCTCTTTCTAAAAATAATCCTTATTTGGTCGATGCGGTCGATTTATATAACGAAATTTTGAAAAAATTATTTGGATCTTCTTTTATCAATCCATATAGTCGTCATGATTTGGACGCGAATCTTTTAGAAGACGGTATTCATCTTTCTCGCAGAGGGCATTTGGTTGTCGCGAATGCTGTAGAAAAAGTGCTTGCATTTCGAAAAACTAATTCAACAAAAAATATCAAAAAGAAATAA
- the neuB gene encoding N-acetylneuraminate synthase — translation MLDILNYRNSKTNPVYIIAEAGVNHNGDPELAKKLIYSAKESGADCVKFQTFIAEEVASANAPKAKYQLKVTDVQESQLDMLRKLELPRACYPELMKLCESIGIDFLSTPYSIGDAAFLNSMGVEAFKIASGQLVEPHFLEFVAGFGKPLILSTGMATLSEVAAGVEAVLKSGNDQIVVLQCTTNYPSKIEDANLLTIPSMKDALGVVIGYSDHIESNYACFAAVALGAKVIEKHFTLDRSMPGPDHSCSLQPEGFLELVNGIREVEKALGSSVKKPTEAEEANKEGMRRSIASSRNIKKGEVLTSDLLCFKRPATGLAPNKLTEIIGLRAAKEIEADTLISSSMIEWE, via the coding sequence ATGCTGGACATATTAAATTATCGAAACTCAAAAACGAATCCCGTTTATATTATTGCAGAGGCCGGAGTCAATCATAACGGCGATCCGGAACTTGCTAAAAAACTAATATACTCAGCAAAGGAATCGGGTGCCGATTGTGTTAAGTTCCAAACTTTTATAGCTGAAGAAGTTGCAAGTGCCAACGCTCCTAAAGCAAAGTATCAGTTAAAAGTGACCGATGTCCAAGAATCTCAATTGGATATGTTGAGGAAGTTGGAGCTTCCAAGAGCTTGTTATCCCGAATTGATGAAATTATGTGAGTCGATCGGGATAGATTTCTTATCTACTCCTTATAGCATTGGAGATGCTGCTTTTCTAAATTCAATGGGAGTAGAAGCATTTAAAATTGCATCAGGGCAATTGGTTGAGCCGCATTTTTTAGAATTTGTTGCAGGCTTTGGTAAACCCTTGATTCTTTCCACTGGAATGGCGACTCTTTCGGAAGTCGCCGCAGGCGTCGAAGCCGTTTTAAAATCGGGTAATGATCAGATCGTTGTCTTACAATGCACTACAAATTATCCATCAAAAATTGAAGATGCGAATTTGCTAACGATTCCTTCTATGAAAGATGCACTCGGAGTTGTAATCGGATATTCGGATCATATAGAATCCAATTATGCATGTTTTGCTGCGGTTGCGCTTGGCGCAAAAGTAATCGAAAAACATTTTACCTTAGATCGTTCTATGCCCGGACCGGATCATTCTTGTTCGCTGCAGCCGGAAGGTTTTCTGGAGCTTGTAAATGGCATTCGAGAAGTAGAAAAAGCGTTGGGTTCCTCCGTTAAAAAGCCAACCGAGGCGGAAGAAGCAAATAAAGAGGGGATGCGTAGAAGTATCGCTTCTAGTCGAAACATAAAGAAAGGAGAGGTTCTTACCTCGGATCTGCTTTGTTTTAAACGTCCTGCAACAGGGCTTGCGCCAAATAAGCTGACGGAGATAATAGGGCTTAGGGCTGCAAAAGAAATTGAAGCCGACACATTAATTTCATCTTCCATGATCGAGTGGGAATGA